The Stigmatella ashevillena genomic sequence GATGTCGGGAAGCCAGGCGCAGGGCATGACATCGGGAGGCTCGGGAAATTGCACGAGCGGAGGCCAGAGCTACTTCCAGCCCGTCCAACCGGTCCTGAGCGCCTATGGACTCATTCTCAAGACGGGAACTGCCCTGACCGCCTCGGACCTGGGTGGGTGGATGCAAATCAGCCCTTGAGAGGGGACATCACGGCGCGGAGAGGGTGGCCCAGGCGTGGTCGCGCCGGAGTTGGAGCACGCGCACGTCCGGGTCCACCACCCACCGCTCCGGCGCGAAGTCCGAGCGCACCGTGACGTGGGCTTCTTCTCCCGCGCCCAGCACCACGCGCTCCCGGGCTTCGTGGAAATCCACCGGGGGCTGTTCCTCCTTCGCGCCATCTGGGCGTGACATCCCACGCGAGCCCTTGACCACCGCCACCTCCAGCGGCCAGCGCCCGGTCCCCACGTTCTTCACCGTCGCCGTGGTCAACCACTGGGCGCCTTCCTTTGCCACGTGCGTCCCGGTGACGTGGTACTCGGGCACCGCCACCTCGAAAAAGGCCTGGCGGGTGAAGTCATCGAAAGCCGCCGCATCCGGCGCGAAAGAGCGCATCACCGCGAGGAAGTCCTGAAGCACTGGATGGTCCGCGTCCTCCATGTACCGGCGCAGGAAGGCCTGGAGCCCCGCGTGCATCGCGGGTCGGCCCATTACCTCCTCGAGCATCCAGAACATCCAGCCGCCCTTCTCGTAGAGGACCACCGTGTCGCCCTCGCGCGAGCCATCCAGCTTCACCAGCGGCCGCTCGCCGTCCACGCGGCGTTCCTTGGCATAACGCTCCTCCAGCCTGCGGGCGGTCTGCGCGCGTGCCTCTGTCCCGTCGAGCTGCTCGATGAGCTTCAGCGCCGAGTAATGCGACATGCCCTCTGACAGCACCTCGCCGCCCGGACCCTTGCCGGGAATGAGCAGGTTGCCCCACCACTGGTGCGCGACCTCGTGCGCGGTGACGAGCAGCACCGTGTTCACCTCTGGCGTCGGGCGCGTGAGGAAACCGATGGACTCCGAGAACGTGATGTCCGTGGGGAAGCCCTGGGCGGAGGTGACCAGGCCCGCGAACTCCGACAGCTTCAACTCGTCCCAGGGGAACGGGTAGAACCACTCAGAGTAGTACCGGCGCGCCGCGTCCAGTCCGCGTGACATCTCCTTCACGTTGTAACCATGCGCCGGGTGATGGAACACCACCGTGCCCTCGCCGTCGACCCGGTCCCACTTTCCCGCGACGATGTTGAAGAGGCTCACCGGGTGGTCGCTGTGCCACACCGTGGTACGCCGCCCGTCCTTCACCGTGTCGCTCTCGCGCACGCCCACGGAGTTGAGCGTGTAGGCCTCCGGTGCGGAGAGGCGGATGCGCGTGGTGAACGGAGTCCCCGTGCCCCAGGCGGCCGACGTGGGCCCCAGGTAATGGTCGTCGGGGTAGACACGCGGCTCATAGCGGTTCTCCTTCGGATCCACGCCCCGCTCCTCCTGGTAGCCCACCACCGGTGCGAAAGTCGGCTCGAAGCTCGTGAGCACCACGCCCGAAGGCAGGATGAATTCCCGGAGCGCTCCTCCCTTGCGGGACACGCCGCGCGGCTCGTGGCCGTGGAATGCGAAGCCCACCTTCAGCGTGGCGCCGGGGGCAAGCGGCGGGGACGGCGTGAAGACGTACAGCCCCGCGCGGTCTTCCGGCGTGACGTCCTGGCCCTCCACCGTCCAGCGCACGTCCTCCCAGGAGTCGCTCCCGGTGAGCGCGAAGCGGGCGAGCGGCGTGTCCTGGCGGTTGCGCAGCGTGTACGTGCCCTGCGTGCGGAAGGCACTCGCCTCGGGTTCCAGGTCCACGTCCAGGTCCACATCCACCAATGCAGGCTGCGGCGCGTCCTTCCACGTGGCCAGGTTCTTCTGCCAGTACTGCTTGGCGCGATGCTTCGCCGCCGCGCCCTGATGCCCCTGTGCCACCAGGATACCCACCCAGATGAGCGCTACTGCCGGGACCACCGCATAAGGGGCCAGCCGCCACGCGCTGCGTCCCAGCGCCGACGGCTTGAGCGCCTCCAGCACCGTCACGGAGTCGCGCGCGCGCCGGCCATCCAGCCGCACCGCCAGCGCGATGAAGAAGGCGGCCATCCCCAGCGCCGCCACACGGTTGAGCACCAGCGCCAGCCGATCCGCCTGGAACGCGCCCAAGTCGGTCCACAGGACGGCGCCCCACAGGGGCCAGTTCGTCACCCAGGTGAGGTGGCCGCTCAGGGCCACCCCCCCGGTGAGGCCCAGCGCGCTCAGCCCCAGCGCATACGTGCCGAAGCGCCCTCCCGTCACCGCGCGCGCGGCCAGGATGAAGCCTGTCCACATCAGGAACGTGGGGGTGAGCAACAGCCCCCACACCAGCAGGTACGGCATGAGGGTCAGCGGCACCGTTCCCTGCGAGATTTGCACCCCCGTGCCGGCCAGCCCCATGGCCGTCAGCAGCAGCACCACCACGAGGCTGTTCGCCAGCGCCTTGCCCAGCAGCACCGAGAGCGTGCGCACCGGCGCCGCGTCGTGGAGGGACGCGAAGCCGCAGGCCCGCTCCCGCTCCAGGGACTCCACCGTGTAGAACATCAACAACAGGCTCACGAGCAACGAGGCCGCGCCCATCGAACTCACGGCGAAGCGTCCTGGCACCAGCAGCAGCTCCGTGTCGAAAGGTCCCACCGCCGTGGCCGCCTGAGACACCATCTGCAACAACAGCAGGGGCAGGAACAGGTAGAGCCCTGGCTGCGACAGAAGCCCCCGTGCTTCTGCCCGCGTCACCGTCCACAGCCCTTTCCAGAACCCCGGTTGCCGCGCGCCCATGCCCAGCGCGGACAGCGGCACCCCTGCGTGTGACAGCGCCACCGGGGCGGGAGGTGCTTCGGTGCGGCGCTGCGCCGCGCGGGAAGGCCTTCCCCCTTCCTCTTCCCGGAGCACGCGGCGGAAGTGGCGCTCGCTCCATGCCACCGCGCCCAGCCCCAGGCCCACGAGCACGAGTCGGCTGATGACGAAGAGCGCGTCCAGGACCACGGGCTGCGTGTTGTAGAAGTCCACGCCGCGATCCACCTTGAGCCACGTCTCGGTGAGCCACCGGAAGCCCGCGGGCTCCACCGCCATCAGGAACCGGTTCACGCGTGGATCCAGCCACCCGGGAGACCAGTCCCACAGGAAGAAGGCGCAGAGGAAGAACAGGCCCACCGGCAGGAAGAACACCGGGACGGGCTGGCGCGTGCGCTCCCCCACGGCGAAAGCCGCGCCCGCCGTGAAGACGAGCAGGGGCAGGCCGAACCACACCGCCGTGCGCACGTAGTTCCCCAGGACGAAAGGCCCCCGGAACTCCGCCGCGTCGCCCGGCGGCACGGCGTGGTGGAAGAAGGCGAGCAGCCCCATCATCACCCCGAGCGCCAGCACGTAGGTGCCCAGCACGGCGAGGAACTTGCCCCAGACGTATTCGGTCGGCGTGAGCGGAGTGGTGTGCAACAGCGGTTGCACCCGGGCTTCGCTGTCGGAGATGACGGCCATGCCCGCGCTCACCGAAACAAAAAAGGAGAACAGGAGGAAGGTGAGCAGGATGACCGTCTGCGCGAGCGCGAACTCGTTCGTCACCCATGCCTTCTTGCCACCCACTTCCGTGTTGCCCGACGTGATGGTGACGTTGCCCGATGTCACGCCCCACACCACGGCCACGAGCAGCACGAGCAGCATCCAGAACAACGGGCGGCGCAACTGGTGACTCCACTCCGTGCGCGCCACCGTGGCCAGTCGCGGCAGGTTCATGCGCTCACCGCCGGAGCCGGTCCCGGTGCGTCCTTCATCAAGAGCAGGTATGCGTCCTCCAGCGTGGGCGGCGTGCGCTCGAAGCCGAGAGGCACGGGGGTCCCCGGGGGCGCGTGGATGCGCACGCGGTTTCGGCCCTCGAAGAGGATGGCCTGGGTGACGCGATGGGCTTCCTGGAAGGTGGCCATGCCGTCCGGGGGAACGGTGCCCTCGAAGAGGGAGTCATGGAGGGCGGCCTTCGCCTCACTCGGACTGGTGATGGCAACGACGCGGCCCTGGCGGATGACGGCGAAGCGAGGACAGAGCATCGCCACGTCCTCCACGATGTGCGTGGACAACAGCACCGTGCGCTCGTGGGCAATCTCCGCCAGCAGCCGGTAGAAGCGCTGGCGCTCCTCCGGGTCCAGGCCCGCGGTGGGCTCGTCCACGATGATGAGCTTGGGAGTGCCCGCCAGGGCCTGGGCGATGCCCAGCCGCTGCCGCATGCCGCCCGAGTACTCCTTCACCTTGCGCTTCGCCGCGAACGTGAGGTTCACGCGCTCCAGCAACTCCGCGCTCAGCTTCGTCAGGCCCTGGGGCGCGGTGACGCCCTTGAGCTCCAGCAGATAGCGCAGCATGTCCTGCCCGGACAGGTAGGGGTAGAAGCCGAATTCCTGCGGCAGGTATCCCAGGTGCGGGCGGAGCGCCTCCGGGTGCCGCACCAGGTCCATGCCCTCCAGCGTCACCTCTCCGGAGGTGGGCTCCAGCAGACCGGCGAGAATCTTCATCAGCGTGGACTTGCCCGCGCCGTTGGGCCCCAAGAGCCCGAACATTCCCCGAGGCACCTCCAGGTCCACGCCGCGAAGGGCCGTCACGGGGCCCGGGTACACCTTCACCAGATTGCGTAGGCTGAGCATGTCGCTCCTTGTACGCCAGAGAGATGGACCTCATTGCGATGGCACACGGGATGGACCGATGCAAAGGACAGCACCATGAAACGTCCGGGTCTCTTCGAGCTCCAAGTCATCTCGGCCGTCGCGTCTCACCGCAGCTTCCGGGCCGCCGCGGCGGAGGTGGGCCTCTCGCCTTCGGCCTTGAGCCATGTGGTCGCGGCGCTCGAGAAGCGGCTGGGCGTGCGGCTCTTCCATCGCACCACGCGCAGTGTCTCGCTGACGGAGGCGGGTGACGGGCTGCTCTCGCGTATCCGGCCCGCGCTCGCCGAGCTCTCGGCGGCGATGGAGTCGGTCAACGAGTACCGCGACACCCCCACAGGCACGCTGCGCATCACCACCTCCGAGGGCGCCGCCCAGCAGGTGTTCACGCCAATGGTGCTCGAGTTCATGAAGCGTCACCCCGCCATGAAGGTGGAGATCGGGGTCGAGTCGCGGTTCGTTGACATCGTGAAGGAGGGCTTCGACGCCGGCATCCGGCCGTTGGAAGCGGTGCCGCGCGACATGGTGGCGGTGCCTTGCGGTCCGAAGCAGCGCGCCGCGGTGGTCGGTTCACCCCGGTATTTCAAGCTGAATCCGCGTCCGAACGTACCGGCCGAGCTGCGCGCGCATCGATGCATCCGCTTGCGGAAGAAGAATGGCGGACTGTACGCCTGGGAGTTTGAACGCCGCGGAGAGGCGCAGGAGATCGAGGTCGACGGGCCGTTGACCCTCGACACGCTCTCGCTGGTCATCGAGGCCGCGCTGAACGGCGCGGGGCTCGCGTATCTGAATGCGTGGGACGTCCGAGCGTATCTCGCGTCCGGAAAGCTCGTGAGCGTGTTGGAGGACTGGTTGCCGGCGTGGCCAGGGTTGTGCGTCTTCTTCCCCAGCCATCGCCACGTGCCGGCGGGTTTGCGTGCGTTCGTCGAGGTGGTGAAGGAGGTCACGAAGCGCGCTGCTTCGCGTGCTGAGCCGTGACGCTCCTTCCCCTTCGCGGGTGGCTCAGGGCGTGATGGAGAGGGTCGAACCCGCCTTCGCGTTGTTGTCTTCAATCAACTCGTACTGGGTGTTCTGTGGGTCTGCCATGGCCCCCAGGAAATACGCTCCCGTCGACGGCGGTGAAGCAATTCCCTGCACGGACAGGGTCTGGCATTGCCCTGGGGTGAGGAGGGAGGTGTTGATGCTTCCCAGGGGCTGATCCTGAAGGAAAGGGGGCGTCGTGGGGCCAGGGGGCGTGATGAGCGAGTCGGAGGAGAGGAAGAGCTCGACCCGGGTGCTCTGGCTTTGAGTGCCCTGATTGCACACGGTCACGGAGGCGGTGAAAGGCTTGCCCCGCGAAGCGCTGGCGGGACCGGTGAGGGCGGACACGACGAAGTCCGCGCCTGTGCCGATGCCGATGCGGCTGCCGGCCAGGGTGTTGTTGTCCTCGATGAGTTCGGGCCGGCTGTTCTGTGGATCCACCACCGCGCCCAGGTAGTAGGCGCCCGGCGCAGGGCTCCAGGCGATGCCTGAGACCTGGAGCGTCTGGCAATACCCGGGAGCGAGGACGGGGGTGTTGACGCTGCCAAGCAGGACGTCCGCCGGAGGCCCCGGGGGCTGGGCAGGGGAGATGACGGTATCGGAGGAGACAAGTACCTCGACGCGGGTGCTCTCGCTCAGCGTGCCCTGGTTGCACACGGCGACCGAAACCGTGATGGGCTGATTCTGCTGAGCGCTCTTGGGACCGGTGAGGGCGACCACGACGAAGTCCGCGCCGGAGCCGATGCCGATGCGGCTGCCGGCCAGGCTGTTGTTGTCCTCGATGAGCTCGGGCCAGTCGTTCTGCGGGTCCGCCACCGCGCCCAGGTAGTAGGCGCCCGGCGCAGGGCTCCAGGCGGAGCCTGAGACCATGAGCGTCTGGCACTGCCCAGGAGAAAGGATGCGGGTGGCAGTGCCTCCGAGCAGGAAGTCCGTGGGTGGCCCGGGAGGGACGGAAGGGGAGATGACGGCGTCGGAGGAAAGGAAGACCTCGACCCAGGTGCTATCACTCAGCGTACCTTGGTTGCACACGGTGACCGAGGCGGTCATGGATTGGCTCTGCGAAGCACTCTTGGGACCGGTGACGGCGGTCACCACGAAGTCCGCGCCAGAGCCGATGCCGATGCGGCTGCCGGCCAGGCTGTTGTTGTCCTCGATGAGCTCGGTCCGGGAGTTCTGTGGATCCGCCACCGCGCCCAGGTAGTAGGCGCCCGGCGCAGGGCTCCAGGCGGAGCCTGAGACCGAGAGCGTTTGGCACTGCTCAGGAGCGAGGGATGGGGTGTTGACGCTGCCGAGCAAGAAGTCCGCAGGCGGTCCGGGAGGGACGGGGGGGGAGATGACGGGGTCCGAGGAGAGGAAGATCTCGACGCGGGTGCTATCGCTCTGGGTGCCCTGGTTGCAGACGGTGACCGACGCCGTGATGGTCTGATTCTGCAGGGCGCTCTTGGGACCGGTGACGGCGGAGACGACGAAGTCCGCGCCCGAGCCGATGCCGATGCGGCCGCCGGTCAAGCGGTTGTTGTCCTCGATGAGCTCGGGCCAGTCGTTCTTCGGATCCACCACCGCGACCAGGGAGTAGGCGCCCGGAGGGGAACTCCAAGATGAACCCGGAACCAAGAGGGACTGGCACTGCCCAGGAGCGAGGGAGCCGGTGGAAACCCCTCCGAGCAGGAAGTCTGTGGGGGAGCCGGGAGGTGCGCTGACGGCGCTGGAGGAGAGGTAGACCTCGACCCAGGCGCTCTCGCTCAGCGTGCCCTGATTGCACACGGAGACCGAGGCGATGATGGGCTGATTCTGCTGAACGCTCTTGGGACCGGAGACGGAGGAGACGACGAAGTCCGCGCCGGAGCCGATGCCAATGCGGCTGCCGGCCAGGGTGTTGTTGTCCTCGATGAGCTCGGGTCGGCCGTTCAGCGGATACACCACCGCGCCCAGGTAATAGGCGCCCGGAGCAGGGCTCCAGGCGGAGCCGGAGATCGAGAGCGTCTGGCACTGTCCAGGAGCGAGATAGCCGGAGTGGGCGTTGCCGAGCGGGAAGTCCGTGGGCGGTCCGGGAGGGACGGGGGGAGAGATGACGGTGTCGGAGGAGAGGAAGACCTCGACGCGGGTGCTGTCGCTCTGGGTGCCCTGATTGCAGACGGTGACTGAAGCGGTGATGGACTGATTCTGCTGAGCGCTCTTGGGGCCGGTGACGGAGGAGACGACGAAGTCCGCGCCGGAGCCGATGCCGATGCGGCTGCCGGCCAGGGTGTTGTTGTCCTCGATGAGTTCGGGCCGGTCGTTCAGCGGGTCTACCGCCGCGCCCAGGAAGTAAGCACCTGGGGGGGGATTCCCAAAGAGGCCTGGGATCGAGAGGGTCTGGCACTGCCCAGGAGCGAGCACGTCGGTGTAGGCGCTGCCAAGCAGGAAGTCCGTGGGGGGGGCAGGAGGCAGAGCAGGGGAGATGACGGCGTCGGAGGAAAGGTAGGCCTCGACGCGGGTGCCATCGCTCACCGTGCCCTGGTTGCACACGGTGACCGAGGTGGTGATGGATTGGCTCAGCGAAGCACTCACGGGACCTGTGACGGCGGAGACGACGAAGTCCGCACCGGAGCCGATGCCGATGCGGCTGCCAGCCAGGGCGTTGTTGTCCTCGATGAGCTCAGACTGGTTGTTCAGCGGATCCGCCACCGCGCCCAGGTAATAGGCGCCCAGAGCAGGGTTCCAGGCAGAGCCTGAGACCGAGAGGGTCTGGCATCGCCCAGGAGCGAGCACGTCGGTGTAGGCGCCGCCAAGCGGGAAGTCCGTGGGGGGGCCGGGAGGGAGGGGCGGGGAGATGACGGTGTCGGAGGAGAGGAAGACCTCGACGCGGGTGCTGTCGCTCTGGGTGCCCTGGTTGCAGACGGTGACCGAGGCCGTGAAGGGTTGATTCTGCAGAGCGCTCTTGGGGCCGGTGACGGAGGAGACAACGAAGTCCGCGCCGGAGCCGATGCCGATGCGGCTGCCGGCCAGGGTGTTGTTGTCCTCGACGAGTTCGAACCGCTGGTTCGGTGGGTCCACCACCGCGCCGAGGTAGTAGGCGCCCGGAGGGGGACCTCCGGGTGAGCCCGACACCGAGAGGGTTTGGCACTGCCCGGGAGACAGGTATTGGGTGGAAGAGCCCCCGAGCGGGAAGTCGGTCGGAGGTCCTGGAGGGACGGGAGGAGAGATGACGGTGTCGGAGGAAAGGTAGACCTCGACCCACGTGCTGTCGCCCTGGGTGCCCTGGTTGCACACGGTGACCGAGGCGGTGATGGACTGGCCCTGCCCGGCGCTCTTGGGGCC encodes the following:
- a CDS encoding M1 family aminopeptidase — translated: MNLPRLATVARTEWSHQLRRPLFWMLLVLLVAVVWGVTSGNVTITSGNTEVGGKKAWVTNEFALAQTVILLTFLLFSFFVSVSAGMAVISDSEARVQPLLHTTPLTPTEYVWGKFLAVLGTYVLALGVMMGLLAFFHHAVPPGDAAEFRGPFVLGNYVRTAVWFGLPLLVFTAGAAFAVGERTRQPVPVFFLPVGLFFLCAFFLWDWSPGWLDPRVNRFLMAVEPAGFRWLTETWLKVDRGVDFYNTQPVVLDALFVISRLVLVGLGLGAVAWSERHFRRVLREEEGGRPSRAAQRRTEAPPAPVALSHAGVPLSALGMGARQPGFWKGLWTVTRAEARGLLSQPGLYLFLPLLLLQMVSQAATAVGPFDTELLLVPGRFAVSSMGAASLLVSLLLMFYTVESLERERACGFASLHDAAPVRTLSVLLGKALANSLVVVLLLTAMGLAGTGVQISQGTVPLTLMPYLLVWGLLLTPTFLMWTGFILAARAVTGGRFGTYALGLSALGLTGGVALSGHLTWVTNWPLWGAVLWTDLGAFQADRLALVLNRVAALGMAAFFIALAVRLDGRRARDSVTVLEALKPSALGRSAWRLAPYAVVPAVALIWVGILVAQGHQGAAAKHRAKQYWQKNLATWKDAPQPALVDVDLDVDLEPEASAFRTQGTYTLRNRQDTPLARFALTGSDSWEDVRWTVEGQDVTPEDRAGLYVFTPSPPLAPGATLKVGFAFHGHEPRGVSRKGGALREFILPSGVVLTSFEPTFAPVVGYQEERGVDPKENRYEPRVYPDDHYLGPTSAAWGTGTPFTTRIRLSAPEAYTLNSVGVRESDTVKDGRRTTVWHSDHPVSLFNIVAGKWDRVDGEGTVVFHHPAHGYNVKEMSRGLDAARRYYSEWFYPFPWDELKLSEFAGLVTSAQGFPTDITFSESIGFLTRPTPEVNTVLLVTAHEVAHQWWGNLLIPGKGPGGEVLSEGMSHYSALKLIEQLDGTEARAQTARRLEERYAKERRVDGERPLVKLDGSREGDTVVLYEKGGWMFWMLEEVMGRPAMHAGLQAFLRRYMEDADHPVLQDFLAVMRSFAPDAAAFDDFTRQAFFEVAVPEYHVTGTHVAKEGAQWLTTATVKNVGTGRWPLEVAVVKGSRGMSRPDGAKEEQPPVDFHEARERVVLGAGEEAHVTVRSDFAPERWVVDPDVRVLQLRRDHAWATLSAP
- a CDS encoding ABC transporter ATP-binding protein, whose protein sequence is MLSLRNLVKVYPGPVTALRGVDLEVPRGMFGLLGPNGAGKSTLMKILAGLLEPTSGEVTLEGMDLVRHPEALRPHLGYLPQEFGFYPYLSGQDMLRYLLELKGVTAPQGLTKLSAELLERVNLTFAAKRKVKEYSGGMRQRLGIAQALAGTPKLIIVDEPTAGLDPEERQRFYRLLAEIAHERTVLLSTHIVEDVAMLCPRFAVIRQGRVVAITSPSEAKAALHDSLFEGTVPPDGMATFQEAHRVTQAILFEGRNRVRIHAPPGTPVPLGFERTPPTLEDAYLLLMKDAPGPAPAVSA
- a CDS encoding LysR substrate-binding domain-containing protein translates to MKRPGLFELQVISAVASHRSFRAAAAEVGLSPSALSHVVAALEKRLGVRLFHRTTRSVSLTEAGDGLLSRIRPALAELSAAMESVNEYRDTPTGTLRITTSEGAAQQVFTPMVLEFMKRHPAMKVEIGVESRFVDIVKEGFDAGIRPLEAVPRDMVAVPCGPKQRAAVVGSPRYFKLNPRPNVPAELRAHRCIRLRKKNGGLYAWEFERRGEAQEIEVDGPLTLDTLSLVIEAALNGAGLAYLNAWDVRAYLASGKLVSVLEDWLPAWPGLCVFFPSHRHVPAGLRAFVEVVKEVTKRAASRAEP
- a CDS encoding CARDB domain-containing protein; the encoded protein is MNRPHSRAGLLAGFIAWMAAAGCGSEAAPTPSLATQKLTLADGPDFVVTAVTGPKSAGQGQSITASVTVCNQGTQGDSTWVEVYLSSDTVISPPVPPGPPTDFPLGGSSTQYLSPGQCQTLSVSGSPGGPPPGAYYLGAVVDPPNQRFELVEDNNTLAGSRIGIGSGADFVVSSVTGPKSALQNQPFTASVTVCNQGTQSDSTRVEVFLSSDTVISPPLPPGPPTDFPLGGAYTDVLAPGRCQTLSVSGSAWNPALGAYYLGAVADPLNNQSELIEDNNALAGSRIGIGSGADFVVSAVTGPVSASLSQSITTSVTVCNQGTVSDGTRVEAYLSSDAVISPALPPAPPTDFLLGSAYTDVLAPGQCQTLSIPGLFGNPPPGAYFLGAAVDPLNDRPELIEDNNTLAGSRIGIGSGADFVVSSVTGPKSAQQNQSITASVTVCNQGTQSDSTRVEVFLSSDTVISPPVPPGPPTDFPLGNAHSGYLAPGQCQTLSISGSAWSPAPGAYYLGAVVYPLNGRPELIEDNNTLAGSRIGIGSGADFVVSSVSGPKSVQQNQPIIASVSVCNQGTLSESAWVEVYLSSSAVSAPPGSPTDFLLGGVSTGSLAPGQCQSLLVPGSSWSSPPGAYSLVAVVDPKNDWPELIEDNNRLTGGRIGIGSGADFVVSAVTGPKSALQNQTITASVTVCNQGTQSDSTRVEIFLSSDPVISPPVPPGPPADFLLGSVNTPSLAPEQCQTLSVSGSAWSPAPGAYYLGAVADPQNSRTELIEDNNSLAGSRIGIGSGADFVVTAVTGPKSASQSQSMTASVTVCNQGTLSDSTWVEVFLSSDAVISPSVPPGPPTDFLLGGTATRILSPGQCQTLMVSGSAWSPAPGAYYLGAVADPQNDWPELIEDNNSLAGSRIGIGSGADFVVVALTGPKSAQQNQPITVSVAVCNQGTLSESTRVEVLVSSDTVISPAQPPGPPADVLLGSVNTPVLAPGYCQTLQVSGIAWSPAPGAYYLGAVVDPQNSRPELIEDNNTLAGSRIGIGTGADFVVSALTGPASASRGKPFTASVTVCNQGTQSQSTRVELFLSSDSLITPPGPTTPPFLQDQPLGSINTSLLTPGQCQTLSVQGIASPPSTGAYFLGAMADPQNTQYELIEDNNAKAGSTLSITP